A window of the Myxococcus virescens genome harbors these coding sequences:
- the gyrB gene encoding DNA topoisomerase (ATP-hydrolyzing) subunit B produces MEKTPATGSAVAPPPVEYGTDSITKLEGREAVRKRPGMYIGDTMAYGLHKLVYEVVDNAVDESLAGHCTDIEVVIHVDGSLSVQDNGRGIPVGPHPKFPGKDTLEVVLTELHAGSKFGNGAYKVSGGLHGVGVTCVNFLSEWFKVRVQRNGVVYEQSYAQGIPDTPPREVGTTDKRGTHIAFKPDATVMELVEFNFETLSQRLRELAFLNAGLHIVVRDERTNKEHDFKFDGGISSFVEYLNKSKQTLHDKPIAFSTEREGVTLDIAMQWNDGYDERIYTFANNINTHEGGSHLSGFKAALTRTLNSYAEKASLWKDLKETPTGEDAREGLSAVISVKLTNPQFEGQTKTKLGNSEVKGLVEQMVNDQLGSFLEETPVVAKKVVAKIGDACRARLAARKARETVRRKGVLDGGGLPGKLADCQSRDPNESELYIVEGDSAGGSAKQGRDRRNQAILPLRGKILNVEKARFEKMLTSAEIVTLITALGTGIGAEDYDPEKARYHRIILMTDADVDGSHIRTLLLTFFFRQMPELLQKGYLYIAQPPLYKVTRNKKDQYVKDEHALNEYLLKIASEHARVLTPEGELGGAELKALLEKVITYEERLEKQAKRRDARVVDALVQGARLTAETLTDEAALEAAVKAAYDTFERRMPDVLGRVRHELVQDPEHHTKKLVFHTDVNGAMRETVLDHAFLSSPEYLELSSLRDAFVALGKAPYKVRVDAGEITVFSVQEVLAAVRKDAQRGLGLQRYKGLGEMNPEQLWDTTMNPATRTLLQVRVEDAVESDEIFSLLMGEAVEPRREFIERNALDVQNLDI; encoded by the coding sequence ATGGAAAAGACCCCCGCTACCGGCTCGGCGGTTGCTCCGCCGCCCGTGGAGTATGGGACGGACAGCATTACCAAGCTCGAGGGCCGCGAGGCGGTCCGGAAGCGCCCCGGCATGTACATCGGCGACACGATGGCCTACGGGCTCCACAAGCTCGTGTACGAGGTCGTCGACAACGCGGTGGACGAGTCGCTGGCCGGGCACTGCACCGACATCGAGGTCGTCATCCACGTGGATGGCTCCCTGAGCGTGCAGGACAACGGGCGCGGCATCCCCGTGGGCCCGCACCCCAAGTTCCCCGGCAAGGACACCCTGGAGGTCGTCCTCACGGAGCTGCACGCCGGCAGCAAGTTCGGCAACGGCGCGTACAAGGTCTCCGGCGGCCTCCACGGCGTGGGCGTCACCTGCGTCAACTTCCTCTCGGAGTGGTTCAAGGTCCGCGTCCAGCGCAACGGCGTGGTCTACGAGCAGTCCTACGCGCAGGGCATCCCGGACACCCCGCCGCGCGAGGTGGGCACCACCGACAAGCGCGGCACGCACATCGCCTTCAAGCCGGACGCCACGGTGATGGAGCTGGTGGAGTTCAACTTCGAGACGCTCAGCCAGCGTCTGCGCGAGCTGGCCTTCCTCAACGCCGGCCTGCACATCGTCGTCCGCGACGAGCGCACGAACAAGGAGCACGACTTCAAGTTCGACGGCGGCATCTCCTCGTTCGTGGAGTACCTCAACAAGTCGAAGCAGACGCTCCACGACAAGCCCATCGCCTTCAGCACGGAGCGCGAGGGCGTCACGCTCGACATCGCGATGCAGTGGAATGACGGCTACGACGAGCGCATCTACACCTTCGCGAACAACATCAACACCCACGAGGGTGGCAGCCACCTGTCCGGCTTCAAGGCGGCGCTGACGCGCACGCTCAACAGCTACGCGGAGAAGGCCAGCCTCTGGAAGGACCTCAAGGAGACGCCCACCGGCGAGGACGCGCGTGAGGGCCTGTCCGCCGTCATCTCCGTCAAGCTGACCAACCCCCAGTTCGAGGGGCAGACGAAGACGAAGCTGGGCAACAGCGAGGTGAAGGGCCTGGTCGAGCAGATGGTGAACGACCAGCTCGGCTCCTTCCTGGAAGAGACGCCCGTCGTCGCCAAGAAGGTCGTGGCGAAGATTGGCGACGCCTGCCGGGCGCGTCTGGCCGCGCGCAAAGCGCGTGAGACGGTGCGCCGCAAGGGCGTGCTGGACGGCGGCGGGCTCCCCGGAAAGCTGGCGGACTGTCAGAGCCGCGACCCGAACGAGAGCGAGCTCTACATCGTGGAGGGCGACTCCGCAGGTGGCTCCGCGAAGCAGGGCCGGGACCGGCGCAACCAGGCCATCCTTCCGCTGCGCGGCAAGATTCTCAACGTGGAGAAGGCCCGCTTCGAGAAGATGCTCACCAGCGCCGAAATCGTGACGCTGATTACGGCATTGGGCACGGGCATCGGCGCGGAGGACTACGACCCGGAGAAGGCGCGCTACCACCGCATCATCCTGATGACGGACGCCGACGTGGACGGCAGCCACATCCGCACGCTGCTGCTCACCTTCTTCTTCCGGCAGATGCCGGAGCTCTTGCAGAAGGGCTACCTCTACATCGCGCAGCCGCCGCTCTACAAAGTCACGCGCAACAAGAAGGACCAGTACGTCAAGGACGAGCACGCGCTGAACGAGTACCTGCTCAAGATTGCCTCCGAGCACGCGCGGGTGCTGACGCCCGAGGGCGAGCTGGGCGGCGCGGAGCTGAAGGCGCTGCTGGAGAAGGTGATTACGTACGAGGAGCGCCTGGAGAAGCAGGCCAAGCGCCGGGACGCGCGCGTGGTGGACGCGCTGGTGCAGGGCGCGCGGCTGACGGCGGAGACGCTGACGGACGAGGCGGCCCTGGAGGCGGCGGTGAAGGCCGCCTACGACACCTTCGAGCGCCGCATGCCGGACGTGCTGGGCCGCGTGCGCCACGAACTGGTGCAGGACCCCGAGCACCACACCAAGAAGCTGGTGTTCCACACCGACGTGAATGGCGCCATGCGGGAGACGGTGCTCGACCACGCCTTCCTGTCGTCGCCGGAGTACCTGGAGCTGTCGTCGCTGCGCGACGCCTTCGTGGCGCTGGGCAAGGCGCCGTACAAGGTCCGCGTGGACGCGGGGGAAATCACCGTCTTCTCCGTGCAGGAGGTGCTCGCCGCCGTTCGCAAGGACGCGCAGCGCGGCCTGGGCCTGCAGCGCTACAAGGGGCTGGGGGAGATGAACCCGGAGCAGCTCTGGGACACCACGATGAACCCGGCCACGCGCACGCTGCTCCAGGTGCGGGTGGAGGACGCGGTGGAGAGCGACGAAATCTTCTCGCTGCTGATGGGCGAGGCGGTGGAGCCGCGGCGTGAGTTCATCGAGCGCAACGCCCTGGACGTGCAGAACCTGGACATCTGA
- a CDS encoding GNAT family N-acetyltransferase: MTNAELSARLLSNVIAFKHLQRERGTLRHLGLPGVDAFCLPGHPEHARAQQAFFHDPGALRDALPTLTDFYLRLDLPGWRVVLLPGDTEGRRVLEDAGFAPDAVRMDAMGMVLGDVPDAPPDLPLEVSETQDDMVAINKRTWVQLGSQLDAWLQPPRLPVHTLVAKEAGVALACGMAQDVGDTAGIYMVATVPEARGRGLAAQVMRGLHHQARIRGMTAAVLQATPEAKPLYQRLGYRDLGAWETWGRTSP, from the coding sequence ATGACGAATGCCGAGCTGTCCGCGCGCCTGCTGTCGAACGTCATCGCCTTCAAGCACCTTCAGCGGGAGCGCGGCACGCTGCGGCACCTGGGCCTGCCAGGCGTGGACGCCTTCTGTCTGCCGGGGCACCCGGAACACGCGCGGGCCCAGCAGGCCTTCTTCCACGACCCGGGAGCGCTGCGCGACGCCCTGCCCACCCTGACGGACTTCTACCTGCGCCTGGACCTGCCCGGCTGGCGCGTGGTGCTGCTGCCCGGAGACACCGAGGGCCGGCGGGTGCTGGAGGACGCCGGCTTCGCCCCTGACGCGGTCCGGATGGATGCCATGGGCATGGTGCTGGGGGACGTGCCGGACGCCCCGCCGGACCTCCCCCTGGAGGTCTCCGAGACGCAGGATGACATGGTCGCCATCAACAAGCGCACGTGGGTCCAGCTCGGGAGCCAGCTCGACGCCTGGCTGCAGCCGCCTCGGCTGCCGGTGCACACGCTGGTCGCGAAGGAGGCGGGCGTTGCCCTGGCGTGTGGCATGGCCCAGGACGTAGGCGACACCGCGGGCATCTACATGGTGGCCACGGTGCCCGAGGCCCGGGGCCGGGGGCTGGCCGCGCAGGTGATGCGCGGGCTGCACCACCAGGCGCGGATCCGCGGGATGACGGCCGCGGTGCTCCAGGCCACGCCGGAGGCGAAGCCCTTGTATCAGCGCCTGGGCTACCGGGATCTGGGCGCGTGGGAGACCTGGGGCCGCACGAGCCCCTGA
- a CDS encoding helix-turn-helix domain-containing protein, whose translation MHLGATLRLLRTDAGLSLRDLARRIGVSSAYLSRVENGVDAPPTPERLSAIARELRVPSSVLMDVANRMSPSVAAYMEEVPGAGALFLDIAQRRLSGLQLARVRDFLDAEFPVAQGRRDAPVPPLAPLLAPERMVLQLSCAGWDDVLDVVAERLASSQPGMDVARVVGGLKRHREESSCAVGGGVAVPHSFLPGAVPTAALVTLATPLAGDTPDGKPLRVVVAILDAERGNPQLVRLAHLARLAAHGLADRLLGLSQPAQVLSSLEELEALR comes from the coding sequence ATGCACCTGGGAGCCACCCTCCGACTGTTGCGCACGGATGCGGGCCTGTCGCTGCGGGACCTGGCGCGCCGTATCGGCGTGTCCAGCGCGTACCTCAGCCGGGTGGAGAACGGCGTGGACGCGCCCCCCACGCCCGAGCGTCTGTCGGCCATTGCCCGCGAGCTGCGAGTCCCGTCCTCGGTGCTGATGGACGTGGCCAACCGGATGAGCCCGTCCGTGGCCGCCTACATGGAAGAGGTGCCGGGCGCGGGGGCCCTCTTCCTGGACATCGCCCAGCGGCGCCTGTCCGGGTTGCAACTGGCGCGCGTGCGCGACTTCCTGGACGCGGAGTTCCCCGTGGCCCAAGGGCGGCGCGACGCGCCCGTGCCGCCGCTGGCGCCGCTGCTGGCGCCAGAGCGCATGGTGTTGCAGCTGTCCTGCGCGGGCTGGGACGACGTGCTGGACGTGGTGGCGGAGCGGCTGGCCTCCTCGCAGCCCGGCATGGACGTCGCGCGGGTGGTGGGGGGCCTGAAGCGGCACCGGGAAGAGTCCTCGTGCGCGGTGGGCGGCGGGGTGGCGGTGCCACATTCCTTCCTGCCAGGCGCGGTGCCCACCGCGGCCCTGGTGACGCTGGCCACGCCGCTCGCGGGCGATACCCCCGACGGCAAGCCGCTCCGCGTCGTGGTGGCCATCCTGGACGCCGAGCGGGGCAACCCCCAGTTGGTGCGGCTGGCACATCTGGCGCGGCTGGCGGCCCATGGGCTGGCGGACCGGTTGTTGGGGCTCAGCCAGCCGGCCCAGGTGCTCTCCAGTCTGGAGGAGCTGGAGGCGCTGCGCTGA
- a CDS encoding cation:proton antiporter — translation MHTNALALLILQLIVIIGLSRLIGRGARWLGQPLVIAEVVAGIVLGPSLLGWLAPDIMNGLFPASSMPVLTMLSQVGLVLFMFLIGLELDPQLLKGRGHASVAISHSSIVVPFALGAGAGALWLYKSLSSPEVPFSSFVLFMGVAMSITAFPVLARILTERGLLQSKVGTVAIACAAVDDVTAWCLLAFVVSIVRAASLAQAALTTVMALGYIAFMLMVVRPFLARLGARVASREGLTQNVVASTLVLLLASAGVTELIGIHALFGAFLFGAVIPKEGRLAETLAERLEDVAVVLLLPVFFAFSGLRTQIGLLNTAEDWLTCGVIIVLACLGKFGGSAVAARMTGLRWREASAIGILMNTRGLMELIVLNIGLDLGVISPQLFTMMVLMALVTTFITTPLLKWIYPLEEIARERVVVPLPVEPGPPPYSVLMCVSHGQAGPGMATLARSLTGREEGAQLHALHLVSPERASLRPAQQRAPEEDSALMPLLWRAVSLGLSVRPLSFVSAEPAQDICRTAKARRADLVLLGWHKPLFSQTMLGGTVRGVMQEASGPVAVLVDRGLSDIKRVLVPFAGSRHDRAALALAQRLRKQAGAEVTVLHVTPDLGGNGGARAQVEALFPANEGGVTLKEVRSDAPDEAALGEARHGYDLVIVGIGAQWGLEDKVFGLQRERIIRDAPGSLLVVSDASPATAAEPTSEAANDGATAVRVLPARS, via the coding sequence ATGCACACCAACGCGCTCGCGCTGCTGATCTTGCAGCTCATCGTCATCATCGGCTTGTCGCGGCTCATCGGCCGCGGCGCGCGGTGGTTGGGACAGCCGTTGGTCATCGCGGAGGTGGTGGCCGGTATCGTCCTGGGGCCCTCGTTGCTGGGCTGGCTGGCGCCGGACATCATGAACGGGCTGTTCCCGGCCTCGTCCATGCCGGTGCTGACGATGCTCAGCCAGGTGGGCCTGGTGCTGTTCATGTTCCTCATCGGCCTGGAGCTGGACCCCCAGCTGCTCAAGGGCCGGGGGCATGCGTCGGTGGCCATCAGCCACTCCAGCATCGTCGTCCCCTTCGCGCTGGGCGCGGGCGCGGGCGCGCTGTGGCTCTACAAGAGCCTGTCGTCGCCAGAGGTGCCGTTCTCCTCGTTCGTGCTCTTCATGGGCGTGGCGATGAGCATCACGGCCTTCCCGGTGCTGGCGCGCATCCTCACCGAGCGAGGCCTGCTCCAGTCGAAGGTGGGCACGGTGGCCATTGCCTGCGCGGCGGTGGATGACGTCACCGCGTGGTGCCTGCTGGCCTTCGTCGTCTCCATCGTCCGTGCGGCCAGCCTGGCGCAGGCGGCGCTCACCACGGTGATGGCGCTGGGCTACATCGCCTTCATGCTGATGGTGGTGCGGCCCTTCCTCGCGCGCCTGGGCGCGCGGGTGGCCAGCCGTGAGGGACTCACCCAGAACGTGGTGGCGAGCACGCTGGTGCTGCTGCTGGCGTCCGCGGGCGTGACGGAGCTCATCGGCATCCACGCGCTCTTCGGTGCCTTCCTCTTCGGCGCGGTGATTCCGAAGGAAGGCCGGCTGGCGGAGACGCTGGCGGAGCGGTTGGAGGACGTGGCGGTGGTGTTGCTGCTGCCCGTCTTCTTCGCCTTCAGCGGCCTGCGCACGCAGATTGGCCTGCTGAACACCGCGGAGGACTGGCTGACGTGCGGCGTCATCATCGTGCTGGCCTGCCTGGGCAAGTTCGGCGGCAGCGCGGTGGCGGCGCGGATGACGGGCCTGCGGTGGCGCGAGGCGAGCGCCATCGGCATCCTGATGAACACGCGCGGGTTGATGGAGCTCATCGTCCTCAACATCGGCCTGGATTTGGGCGTCATCTCACCCCAGCTGTTCACGATGATGGTGCTGATGGCGCTGGTGACGACGTTCATCACCACGCCGCTGCTGAAGTGGATCTACCCGCTGGAGGAGATTGCCCGCGAGCGCGTGGTGGTGCCGCTGCCGGTGGAGCCGGGCCCTCCGCCCTACAGCGTGCTGATGTGCGTGTCGCACGGGCAGGCGGGGCCGGGCATGGCCACCCTGGCGCGCTCGCTGACGGGGCGTGAGGAGGGCGCGCAGCTTCACGCGCTGCACTTGGTGTCCCCGGAGCGCGCGTCCCTGCGCCCGGCGCAGCAGCGGGCCCCCGAGGAGGACAGCGCGCTGATGCCGCTCTTGTGGCGGGCCGTAAGCCTGGGGCTCTCCGTGCGGCCGTTGTCGTTCGTCTCCGCCGAGCCGGCCCAGGACATCTGCCGCACGGCGAAGGCCCGGCGCGCGGACCTGGTCCTGCTGGGGTGGCACAAGCCGCTCTTCAGCCAGACGATGCTGGGCGGCACGGTGCGGGGGGTGATGCAGGAGGCCAGTGGCCCGGTGGCGGTGCTGGTGGACCGGGGCCTGTCGGACATCAAGCGCGTGCTGGTGCCCTTCGCTGGAAGCCGGCATGACCGTGCGGCCCTGGCCCTGGCCCAGCGGCTCAGGAAGCAGGCGGGCGCAGAGGTGACGGTGCTGCATGTGACGCCGGACCTCGGCGGCAACGGCGGAGCCCGGGCGCAGGTGGAGGCGCTGTTCCCCGCGAACGAGGGCGGCGTGACGTTGAAGGAGGTGCGCAGCGACGCGCCGGACGAGGCCGCCCTGGGTGAGGCGCGCCACGGCTATGACCTGGTGATTGTCGGCATCGGCGCGCAGTGGGGGCTGGAGGACAAGGTCTTCGGCCTGCAGCGCGAGCGCATCATCCGGGACGCGCCGGGCTCGCTGCTGGTGGTGTCTGACGCGTCTCCCGCCACGGCGGCGGAGCCCACCTCCGAAGCCGCCAACGACGGGGCCACTGCGGTCCGGGTGCTGCCCGCGAGGAGCTGA
- a CDS encoding response regulator encodes MSRPLLVVDDDADLREALEEVLRDAGYTVLGASNGKQALEVLGAATELPGLVLLDMMMPVMDGGGFARAMRQVSAWRDIPVLVFSASANARQVADEIGACGHLRKPVDVDTLLDAVSRHLSA; translated from the coding sequence GTGAGCCGGCCGTTGCTGGTGGTGGATGACGACGCGGACCTGCGCGAAGCCCTGGAGGAAGTGCTTCGTGACGCGGGCTACACGGTGCTGGGGGCCAGCAATGGCAAGCAGGCCCTGGAGGTGCTGGGCGCGGCCACGGAGCTGCCGGGGCTCGTCCTGCTGGACATGATGATGCCCGTCATGGACGGAGGCGGGTTCGCGCGGGCCATGCGCCAGGTGTCCGCCTGGCGGGACATCCCGGTGCTCGTCTTCTCCGCTTCAGCGAATGCTCGCCAGGTCGCGGATGAGATTGGCGCTTGCGGCCACCTGCGCAAACCCGTGGACGTGGACACACTGCTGGACGCCGTCAGCCGCCATCTGTCGGCGTGA
- a CDS encoding DUF2378 family protein translates to MYAGYESSAGGGAAWELELRRLAASDDDMARGMFFQGTLDVVGFLGGEGAVARCKGVAGIWEINLLHMYPITRFLRMSSTAARLLAPQLDGFEGVLRRMGTQATVDFVASVFGRELMRTASGKPRLLLQSLGEAYLAAVTYGERYPLWTGETSARFIMRRDFMPAAYHEGVLHGVLEAVGAREVRVQGRQVGLLDSEYELSWK, encoded by the coding sequence ATGTACGCGGGTTACGAATCGAGCGCGGGTGGTGGCGCGGCCTGGGAGCTGGAGCTGCGGCGTCTGGCGGCCTCCGACGACGACATGGCGCGTGGGATGTTCTTCCAGGGCACGCTGGACGTCGTGGGTTTCCTGGGAGGCGAAGGCGCCGTGGCCCGCTGCAAGGGGGTGGCTGGCATCTGGGAAATCAACCTCCTCCACATGTACCCCATCACCCGGTTCCTCCGGATGTCATCCACGGCGGCGCGGCTGTTGGCCCCGCAGTTGGACGGCTTCGAGGGCGTGCTGCGGCGCATGGGAACGCAGGCCACGGTGGACTTCGTGGCGTCCGTCTTCGGACGGGAGTTGATGCGAACGGCCAGCGGCAAGCCGCGGCTGCTGTTGCAGTCGCTGGGAGAGGCCTACCTCGCCGCGGTGACCTACGGCGAGCGCTACCCGCTGTGGACGGGGGAGACGAGCGCCCGGTTCATCATGCGGCGTGACTTCATGCCCGCCGCCTACCACGAGGGCGTGCTGCACGGCGTGCTGGAGGCGGTGGGCGCGCGTGAGGTCCGGGTCCAAGGTCGCCAGGTGGGGCTGCTCGACAGCGAGTACGAGCTGTCCTGGAAGTAG
- a CDS encoding pyridoxal-phosphate-dependent aminotransferase family protein: MRDLLMIPGPVEFEPEVLQALGAPTLSHTDPAFIAVFGRALKRLREVCLAPSAQPFVVSGSGTLAMELAVANLVEPGDAALVVNTGYFSDRMAKILERHGAQVTHVRAPPGDVPSLDAVETHLSKGGFKVLSITHVDTSTGVLVPAEALVRAARKHGVLSVVDGVCATAAETFRQDAWEADVYLTASQKAVGVPPGLALLTVGPRAMEAWRKRKTPVASVYADFAEWLPIMEAYEAGKPAYFATPPVNLVAALDVSLGQILAEGMDARFARHQRMARAFRAAWKAMGLRLLPTSDAVAANTLSAVYYPDGVDAALVSGVKGQGVVVAGGLHPDLKTRYFRVGHMNRVGPADVLSTVGALERALIGAGHRSEPGAAVAAAQASLIAG, translated from the coding sequence GTGAGAGACTTGCTGATGATTCCGGGGCCGGTGGAGTTCGAGCCCGAGGTGCTCCAGGCGCTGGGCGCTCCCACCCTCAGCCACACGGACCCCGCCTTCATCGCCGTCTTCGGCCGGGCCCTGAAGCGGCTCCGGGAGGTGTGCCTGGCGCCCTCCGCACAGCCCTTCGTGGTGTCCGGCTCCGGGACGCTGGCCATGGAGCTGGCGGTGGCCAACCTGGTGGAGCCCGGGGACGCGGCCCTGGTGGTGAACACCGGCTATTTCAGCGACCGGATGGCGAAGATTCTGGAGCGCCACGGCGCCCAGGTGACGCACGTGCGCGCCCCGCCGGGGGACGTGCCCTCCCTGGACGCGGTGGAGACGCACCTGTCGAAGGGGGGCTTCAAGGTGCTGTCCATCACCCACGTGGACACCTCCACCGGCGTGCTCGTCCCCGCGGAGGCGCTGGTGCGGGCCGCGCGCAAGCACGGCGTGCTGTCGGTGGTGGACGGCGTGTGTGCCACCGCGGCGGAGACCTTCCGCCAGGACGCGTGGGAAGCGGACGTGTACCTCACGGCCAGCCAGAAGGCGGTGGGCGTGCCGCCGGGGCTGGCGCTCCTCACGGTGGGGCCCCGGGCCATGGAGGCCTGGCGCAAGCGCAAGACGCCGGTGGCCAGCGTCTACGCGGACTTCGCGGAGTGGCTGCCCATCATGGAGGCGTACGAAGCGGGCAAGCCGGCCTACTTCGCCACCCCGCCAGTGAACCTGGTGGCCGCGCTGGACGTGAGCCTGGGGCAGATTCTGGCCGAGGGCATGGACGCGCGCTTCGCCCGGCACCAGCGGATGGCGCGGGCCTTCCGCGCGGCGTGGAAGGCCATGGGCCTGCGCCTGTTGCCCACCTCCGACGCCGTGGCCGCCAACACGCTGAGCGCCGTGTACTACCCGGACGGCGTGGACGCGGCGCTGGTGAGCGGGGTGAAGGGGCAGGGCGTCGTCGTCGCCGGCGGCCTCCACCCGGACCTCAAGACGCGCTACTTCCGCGTGGGCCACATGAACCGCGTGGGGCCCGCGGACGTCCTATCCACGGTGGGCGCCCTGGAGCGCGCGCTCATCGGCGCCGGTCATCGCTCGGAGCCCGGCGCCGCCGTGGCCGCCGCCCAGGCGTCCCTCATCGCGGGCTGA